One Oryzomonas sagensis DNA segment encodes these proteins:
- the tolQ gene encoding protein TolQ has protein sequence MGILVGTGLVVRIVLFILIAFSVLSWTIIMFKFFQIYKANSDSERFMDFFWKSKRFDAIASQVDRFTGSPLTVLFNEGYGELGKFVAGSGTTDTSVLSTDLGGIENVSRALRRATNSEITRLEKYTTFLATTGSTSPFIGLFGTVWGIMTAFEGIGKTGSASLAVVAPGIAEALIATAIGLVAAIPAVMAYNHFQHKIRVLINEMDSFSTEFLNIVQRNVAGK, from the coding sequence TTTAGTCGGTACCGGTCTCGTTGTCAGGATTGTTCTGTTTATTCTCATCGCCTTCTCGGTCCTGTCGTGGACCATCATCATGTTCAAGTTTTTCCAGATCTACAAGGCCAACAGCGATTCGGAACGCTTCATGGACTTTTTCTGGAAATCCAAACGTTTTGACGCCATCGCCTCCCAGGTGGACCGTTTCACCGGTTCGCCGCTGACGGTGCTCTTCAACGAGGGGTACGGCGAGCTGGGCAAATTCGTTGCGGGGAGCGGCACGACCGACACCAGCGTCCTCAGCACCGACCTGGGAGGGATCGAAAACGTTTCCCGCGCCCTGCGCCGCGCAACCAACTCGGAGATCACCCGTCTCGAAAAGTATACGACCTTCCTGGCGACCACCGGCTCCACATCGCCGTTCATCGGGCTGTTCGGGACGGTCTGGGGCATCATGACCGCTTTCGAGGGGATCGGCAAGACCGGCTCCGCCTCGCTGGCCGTCGTCGCCCCCGGCATCGCCGAGGCGCTGATCGCCACCGCCATCGGCCTGGTGGCCGCCATTCCGGCCGTCATGGCCTATAATCACTTCCAGCACAAGATCCGGGTTCTGATCAACGAGATGGACAGTTTCTCCACCGAGTTCCTCAATATCGTGCAACGCAACGTGGCAGGAAAATAA
- the tolR gene encoding protein TolR: protein MAMGGRNDNRGTMAEINVTPLVDVMLVLLVIFMVTAPMMQQGVQVNLPKADTKAMNPAEETVVVTVDKNNKVFINKEETPAGELRSKLTSMFESRTKKEVFLKADAGVPYGEVVRIMADIKGAGIERLGMVTEPSPK, encoded by the coding sequence ATGGCAATGGGCGGACGTAATGACAACAGGGGCACGATGGCGGAGATAAACGTCACCCCGCTGGTCGATGTCATGCTGGTGCTCCTGGTCATCTTCATGGTGACGGCGCCGATGATGCAGCAGGGGGTGCAGGTCAACCTCCCCAAGGCCGACACCAAGGCCATGAACCCGGCGGAGGAAACGGTGGTGGTCACCGTCGATAAGAACAACAAGGTCTTCATCAACAAAGAGGAAACCCCTGCGGGGGAATTGCGCTCCAAGCTGACCAGCATGTTCGAATCGCGAACCAAGAAAGAGGTCTTTCTCAAGGCCGATGCCGGCGTTCCCTATGGCGAGGTTGTCAGGATCATGGCCGACATCAAAGGGGCCGGAATAGAACGGCTCGGTATGGTGACGGAGCCGTCTCCGAAATAA